In the genome of Desulfatiglans sp., one region contains:
- a CDS encoding energy transducer TonB: protein MKRMAAAVVMALLFHGLLFSLNTGLLRSSKKVITRPDQITVTMSYRKPEMPAPVKPPTVETKKREIKKLQKPDNAPAPVKVQEISDAPVPVSEERVEITEDVDYPASSSYEESIESQIDTEPVVYEEIFEAEPLYRVNPEPPYPKMARKRGYQGKVLLSVLVNKEGRVDNLWVFESSGYNILDNAALEAVKDWLFEPGRQGDNPVEMWVQVPVKFEIK from the coding sequence ATGAAGAGGATGGCTGCGGCTGTTGTTATGGCCCTGTTGTTTCATGGCCTCTTATTTTCCCTTAATACCGGGTTGTTAAGGAGCAGCAAAAAGGTTATAACCCGGCCTGATCAGATTACTGTGACCATGTCATACAGAAAACCGGAGATGCCGGCGCCTGTTAAACCTCCTACCGTTGAGACAAAAAAGAGAGAAATTAAAAAACTTCAAAAACCGGATAATGCGCCAGCACCTGTAAAGGTGCAGGAAATATCTGATGCACCGGTGCCGGTTTCAGAAGAGAGAGTTGAAATAACAGAGGATGTGGATTATCCTGCAAGCAGCTCTTATGAGGAATCGATTGAATCACAAATCGATACTGAACCCGTTGTATATGAAGAGATTTTTGAAGCAGAGCCCTTATACAGGGTCAACCCTGAACCTCCATATCCCAAGATGGCAAGGAAGAGGGGATATCAGGGGAAAGTGCTGCTGAGTGTCCTGGTAAACAAGGAGGGCAGGGTAGACAATTTATGGGTATTTGAATCAAGCGGATATAATATCCTCGATAATGCTGCGCTTGAGGCGGTCAAGGATTGGCTGTTTGAACCGGGCAGGCAGGGTGATAACCCTGTTGAAATGTGGGTGCAGGTGCCGGTGAAGTTTGAAATTAAATAA
- a CDS encoding biopolymer transporter ExbD, whose protein sequence is MKVKLPTTSRKSRVEIIPLIDVVFLLLVVFIYTMLSMAVHRGLNLNLPKSESAEIEKQVMLSVSIDESGHVYIDKERVELEALTGRLASMTNNQKNPGVLLFADKVITYQELFRVLDKIREAGLTRISLQAEAE, encoded by the coding sequence ATGAAGGTCAAACTCCCGACAACAAGCAGGAAAAGCCGTGTTGAGATTATACCCCTCATTGATGTGGTATTTCTTCTGCTGGTTGTATTTATCTATACCATGCTTTCAATGGCTGTTCATCGCGGACTGAATTTAAACCTGCCAAAATCAGAATCAGCAGAGATTGAAAAACAGGTTATGCTCTCTGTGAGTATAGATGAATCCGGACATGTTTATATAGATAAGGAGAGGGTTGAACTGGAAGCGCTCACCGGAAGGTTGGCTTCCATGACAAATAATCAGAAAAATCCCGGTGTGCTTCTGTTTGCAGATAAGGTGATTACATACCAGGAGCTCTTCAGGGTGCTTGATAAAATAAGGGAAGCAGGGTTGACCAGAATATCACTCCAGGCTGAGGCTGAATAA
- a CDS encoding MotA/TolQ/ExbB proton channel family protein — protein MVNFFFKGGPVMYPLLLCSIISLTVIIERAIFWIGVGMRKNHALVDEVLELSRKGDWESIRVKAAHSKNYVIRVLISGILHREYSLSKAMESSAADEIGRMGRFMGVLDTMITVAPLLGILGTVIGIIESFGMLGSMGLENPQAVTGGIAEALITTATGLIIAIATLFPYNYFNSLIDKAAKTIEKYATSFEIVYERIVLADDKKEEK, from the coding sequence ATGGTTAATTTCTTTTTTAAAGGCGGGCCAGTCATGTACCCGCTGTTATTATGTTCCATAATTTCACTGACTGTTATTATTGAAAGGGCTATCTTCTGGATAGGCGTGGGCATGCGCAAGAACCATGCGCTGGTTGATGAGGTGCTTGAGCTATCCAGAAAAGGGGATTGGGAAAGCATAAGGGTTAAAGCTGCTCACTCAAAAAATTATGTGATCAGGGTGCTTATAAGCGGGATACTTCACAGGGAATATTCATTAAGCAAGGCCATGGAATCTTCTGCTGCTGATGAAATTGGAAGGATGGGAAGATTTATGGGTGTGCTGGATACCATGATCACGGTTGCTCCCCTGCTTGGCATACTGGGCACAGTGATTGGTATTATAGAGTCATTCGGTATGCTTGGTTCAATGGGTTTGGAAAACCCGCAGGCTGTCACCGGAGGTATTGCAGAGGCGCTTATTACAACAGCAACAGGGCTTATAATAGCCATCGCAACCCTCTTCCCATATAACTATTTCAACTCACTTATCGATAAGGCCGCCAAGACAATTGAAAAATATGCAACAAGCTTTGAGATTGTCTATGAACGTATTGTATTGGCAGACGATAAAAAGGAAGAGAAATAA
- a CDS encoding ABC transporter ATP-binding protein produces MEPILKISNIGFRYDDKQVLDDISLDVYPGEIIGILGPNGSGKSTLLRVMDGVLAPQRGELEINGKPYGHLSRKELAREVAMVSQEQHFRFSFSCIEVVMMGRFPHLNAMQFENNHDLSIAMDALRATHALEFLERSIYDLSGGERQRVLIARALAQEPRIMLLDEPTSFLDLKFKREVFRLVSFLSKEKGLAVVIVSHDIDLVSQYCSRVILLKKGSVYRAGAPDDVIRSENIEDVYECPVLVDQNPLSGRPRVSVR; encoded by the coding sequence ATGGAGCCGATCCTGAAAATTAGCAATATAGGCTTCAGATATGATGATAAACAGGTGCTTGATGATATCAGCCTTGATGTTTATCCGGGGGAGATCATCGGAATACTTGGCCCCAACGGCTCAGGAAAGAGCACACTCTTAAGGGTAATGGATGGGGTGCTTGCGCCTCAAAGGGGAGAGCTGGAGATAAACGGAAAACCATACGGCCATTTGAGCAGAAAAGAGCTTGCAAGGGAGGTGGCAATGGTTTCCCAGGAACAGCATTTCAGGTTCAGCTTCTCATGTATTGAGGTTGTTATGATGGGCAGATTCCCGCATCTCAACGCCATGCAGTTTGAAAATAATCATGATCTAAGTATTGCAATGGACGCACTGAGAGCAACCCATGCCCTTGAATTTTTAGAAAGGTCAATATATGACCTTTCTGGCGGTGAAAGACAGAGGGTACTTATTGCGCGTGCCCTTGCGCAGGAGCCAAGGATAATGCTCCTGGATGAACCCACCTCTTTTCTTGACCTGAAATTCAAGAGGGAGGTATTCAGGCTTGTCTCATTCCTCAGTAAAGAAAAGGGGCTTGCAGTGGTTATTGTCTCCCATGATATTGATCTGGTTTCACAATATTGCAGCAGGGTTATCCTGCTAAAAAAGGGGAGCGTGTACCGTGCTGGCGCGCCTGATGATGTGATAAGATCGGAAAATATAGAGGATGTTTATGAATGCCCTGTGCTGGTGGATCAGAACCCGCTGTCAGGCAGGCCGAGGGTAAGTGTAAGATAA
- a CDS encoding iron ABC transporter permease — translation MKKEYKIKGILTPGKVISVTIIMCIILVIVVALSLVLGTADVTLKQVIGLITGAVAQEDPVRLIIFKIRLPRILLAGLVGFALSLGGVTFQAILRNPLADPFILGVSSGSAFGAVLAITFGLSFSLGVPVMAFMGGLLTIYLVMSLGAKKMGMESSTILLTGVIVNAFFTAIIMFFISTSANDRLHTMLFWLYGDLSQSQYTQLLIIAPFLLLASIIIFGYAKHLNIITTGDEIASQLGVNVDRTKKVGLLLISLIMGLVVAFSGLIGFVGLIVPHLARMAFRSDHRILIPVASIGGAIFLIAADTLARTIISPSELPVGVITAFLGAPFFLILLRKRGSQWSRS, via the coding sequence ATGAAAAAAGAATATAAAATAAAAGGCATACTGACACCGGGAAAGGTTATCTCTGTAACTATTATAATGTGCATTATACTTGTTATTGTTGTTGCCCTTTCACTTGTGCTGGGAACCGCTGATGTAACATTGAAACAGGTGATAGGGCTCATAACCGGTGCTGTTGCGCAGGAAGACCCTGTAAGGCTTATTATTTTCAAGATAAGGCTTCCCAGAATATTACTCGCCGGGCTTGTAGGCTTTGCCCTCTCCCTTGGCGGTGTAACATTTCAGGCTATATTGCGTAACCCGCTTGCTGACCCTTTCATTCTGGGGGTATCAAGCGGTTCGGCATTCGGGGCTGTTCTGGCAATCACCTTTGGCCTGAGTTTCAGCCTTGGTGTCCCTGTAATGGCATTTATGGGGGGGCTTTTAACCATCTATCTTGTAATGTCTCTGGGTGCAAAAAAGATGGGCATGGAGTCATCAACCATACTCCTTACCGGGGTTATAGTTAATGCCTTTTTTACCGCCATAATCATGTTTTTTATATCCACCTCTGCCAATGACCGTCTCCACACAATGCTTTTCTGGCTCTATGGTGACCTGAGCCAGAGCCAGTACACTCAGCTTCTTATAATCGCCCCATTTTTACTGCTTGCTTCTATAATAATCTTTGGTTATGCAAAGCATCTCAATATCATAACAACAGGTGATGAGATAGCATCCCAGCTTGGTGTCAATGTTGACCGGACTAAAAAGGTAGGGCTCCTGTTAATATCACTTATAATGGGTCTGGTGGTGGCCTTTTCAGGCCTGATCGGTTTTGTCGGGCTTATTGTGCCGCACCTTGCCAGGATGGCATTCAGGTCAGATCACCGCATTCTCATACCTGTTGCCTCAATCGGAGGGGCAATCTTTCTTATTGCAGCAGATACACTTGCAAGGACAATAATCTCCCCAAGCGAACTACCTGTTGGCGTTATAACCGCTTTTCTCGGTGCGCCATTCTTTTTAATACTTTTAAGAAAAAGAGGAAGCCAATGGAGCCGATCCTGA
- a CDS encoding cobalamin-binding protein has translation MNRAVIIFYLLLFFLGLDGNLYGKTFRDAVEREVVINHNPVRIIPLAPSLTEILYYLGLGDRVAGVTTYSYYPPEALNKPQVGGYHDLNIERIITLNPDLVIGTKDGNNPGIVDMLEQAKIPTYIVDPRNVVEVIETVRIIGRLCGVEEKADQLADGLEKRLDRIREAIKQKEKPLVFLQINLHPIMSVNKNTFHQDIISIAGGINMTADSAISYPRISIEELIRRKPEVLIISSMDRGGEFEKARQEWLKWNAIPAAKNGRVYLIDSDLIDRPSPRILDGIEAMASMIHPEVEWGRVNDQ, from the coding sequence GTGAATAGAGCAGTTATAATTTTTTATCTGTTGCTGTTTTTTTTAGGGTTAGATGGTAACCTCTATGGTAAAACCTTTAGAGATGCCGTGGAGAGAGAGGTTGTTATTAACCATAACCCTGTGCGTATTATACCACTTGCCCCCAGCCTTACAGAGATACTCTATTATCTGGGACTGGGAGACAGGGTTGCAGGTGTAACAACATATAGCTATTATCCCCCTGAAGCCCTCAATAAACCACAGGTCGGGGGTTACCATGATCTGAATATCGAGAGAATAATAACCCTTAACCCTGATCTGGTAATAGGTACAAAGGACGGTAACAATCCCGGTATTGTGGATATGCTTGAACAGGCAAAGATACCCACATATATTGTAGACCCCAGGAATGTTGTTGAGGTTATTGAGACTGTCCGGATAATAGGCCGCCTGTGCGGTGTTGAAGAAAAGGCTGACCAGCTTGCGGACGGTCTTGAAAAAAGGCTTGACCGGATCAGGGAGGCCATTAAGCAAAAGGAAAAGCCTCTTGTTTTTTTGCAGATCAACCTGCATCCCATTATGAGTGTAAATAAAAACACCTTTCATCAGGATATTATATCCATTGCTGGCGGAATTAATATGACTGCTGATTCAGCCATAAGCTACCCCAGGATCAGTATTGAGGAGCTGATCAGGCGCAAACCTGAGGTGCTTATTATCTCTTCCATGGACAGGGGAGGGGAGTTTGAAAAGGCAAGGCAGGAGTGGCTTAAATGGAATGCCATACCAGCCGCAAAAAATGGCCGGGTCTATCTTATTGACTCTGACCTTATAGACAGGCCGTCACCAAGGATACTGGACGGGATAGAGGCAATGGCAAGTATGATACATCCGGAGGTGGAGTGGGGGAGAGTCAATGATCAATGA
- a CDS encoding ABC transporter substrate-binding protein yields MNIKKVLHIPVREKYIACLAIILFVITASLKTGHCYPVNFRDSSGRDISIAKEPVSVVSLVPSITEIICRIGAGDKIKAITYHSTYPSETAYMKTAGGFLHPDLDIVSGIKPGIIFYNDIQKGVVERFEKEDVVLINLKTTGIENSFWQIELLGQIFNKQAEASAIIKENRRYIDIIQEKVARIPSEKRKRVMRLMGRTEIMTPGDDSFQNEIISLAGGIPASLGKKGAVVEVSNEEFIKFNPQFIYGCGGDKKAADSIFPLPVYRDVEAIKNRNIHFFPCDLTCRAATNTGYFISWLSAEIYRDEFADRNNLVLAERIVKSKNLDVKLDYINNCRVDYIDFYDYPNKSLVVEFNRPLNIVSTLDGLRKGITAVGNHYAPLSCWTVAHREDISVIRKRVLDILGKSEKDTSLLFTGADVDNLSIVKKRFRDMEITALVTGGVTSNAMRMSRDEGSFYEPGTINIIILPNMKLSEPAMTNSLITATEAKSAALQDLDIRSSYSPEYQATGTGTDNIVIVEGNGEVTIDTAGGHTKLGELIAKAVYEGVKEAIYRQNGLTENRSIFQRLKERNIDISDDISPAECDCGIKKDFFSGKVEKILNMPRYASFISSALSISDDFENGLIKDLTQFNAWCYDVAYDISGRKIAKMEEFYNDEKIPPVVRMAINALLNGIYQKELKKE; encoded by the coding sequence TTTTCGGGATAGCAGTGGCAGGGATATTTCTATAGCTAAAGAGCCAGTATCGGTTGTTTCTCTTGTCCCCTCAATAACAGAGATAATCTGCCGTATCGGGGCAGGGGATAAAATCAAGGCAATCACCTACCACAGCACATATCCTTCTGAAACAGCTTATATGAAAACAGCAGGTGGGTTTCTGCATCCTGACCTGGATATTGTATCAGGGATAAAACCCGGTATTATTTTTTACAATGATATTCAGAAGGGTGTGGTTGAAAGATTTGAAAAAGAGGATGTGGTTCTGATCAACCTGAAAACCACAGGTATTGAAAACAGCTTTTGGCAGATCGAACTGCTGGGGCAGATATTTAACAAACAGGCAGAAGCCAGTGCAATTATTAAAGAGAACAGGCGATATATAGATATTATTCAGGAAAAAGTTGCCAGGATACCCTCTGAAAAGAGAAAGAGGGTTATGCGTCTTATGGGACGAACAGAGATCATGACCCCAGGGGATGATTCCTTCCAGAATGAGATTATTTCTCTGGCAGGAGGAATACCCGCTTCTCTCGGGAAAAAGGGGGCGGTGGTAGAGGTAAGTAATGAGGAATTTATTAAATTTAATCCCCAGTTTATCTATGGGTGCGGAGGAGATAAAAAGGCAGCGGACAGCATTTTTCCATTACCTGTATACAGAGATGTAGAGGCGATAAAAAATCGCAATATCCATTTTTTCCCATGTGATCTTACCTGCAGGGCAGCAACAAATACAGGTTATTTCATATCATGGCTCTCAGCAGAGATATACAGGGATGAATTTGCAGATAGGAATAATCTTGTATTGGCTGAAAGGATAGTAAAATCAAAAAATCTGGATGTTAAGCTTGATTACATCAATAACTGCCGGGTAGATTATATTGATTTTTATGATTATCCAAACAAGTCACTGGTTGTTGAGTTCAACAGACCTCTTAACATAGTATCAACGCTGGATGGATTGCGAAAGGGGATAACTGCTGTAGGGAACCACTATGCCCCTCTTTCATGCTGGACAGTAGCCCACAGGGAGGATATCAGCGTTATTAGGAAGCGGGTACTTGATATCCTTGGCAAATCAGAGAAGGATACCAGCCTCCTTTTTACAGGTGCGGACGTTGATAATCTTTCTATTGTAAAAAAACGTTTCAGGGATATGGAAATTACAGCCCTTGTCACCGGGGGTGTGACATCAAATGCAATGAGGATGTCTCGTGATGAAGGCAGTTTCTATGAACCGGGCACTATAAATATTATAATCCTGCCTAACATGAAGCTCAGTGAACCTGCAATGACAAACTCTCTCATTACTGCTACTGAGGCAAAATCCGCAGCCCTGCAGGACCTTGATATCAGGAGTTCCTACAGCCCGGAATATCAGGCAACAGGCACTGGAACAGATAATATCGTAATAGTTGAAGGGAATGGCGAGGTTACGATCGATACTGCCGGAGGTCATACAAAGCTTGGGGAGCTGATTGCAAAGGCAGTATATGAAGGGGTTAAAGAGGCTATATACAGGCAGAATGGCTTAACAGAAAATCGAAGTATCTTTCAAAGGCTTAAAGAAAGAAACATAGATATTTCTGATGATATTTCACCTGCGGAATGCGACTGTGGTATAAAAAAGGATTTCTTTTCAGGCAAGGTAGAAAAAATTTTAAATATGCCCCGGTATGCCTCATTTATAAGCTCTGCCCTTTCAATAAGCGATGATTTTGAAAATGGTCTGATTAAGGATCTGACCCAATTTAATGCATGGTGTTATGATGTGGCATATGATATATCAGGGCGGAAAATAGCGAAAATGGAGGAGTTTTATAATGACGAAAAAATACCTCCTGTTGTACGAATGGCCATTAATGCCCTGTTAAATGGCATATATCAAAAGGAATTGAAAAAAGAGTGA